In Candidatus Pacearchaeota archaeon, the genomic stretch TAGTCGTCTCTTCATCAAACAAAGACCCTAAAGTCTCTGATGAAACAAACAGGGGAGAGGGCAAGGCAGATAGAATTTTCCCTTGTTCAAAAATTAAGTTATTAGTAATAGGTTGAAAGGCTGATTCAAGGGTTAAAAAGTTATTCTGAAGCTTAGAAATGCTCGTCTTAGAGGTATTTGCATCCTGGTTAAGGAATATATTGCCCCATACGCAAAAAAGCACAAAAAAGGCTAGAAATAACCTTTTTTTACCTATTTTGCCTATAACTTTCTTAATGTTTTTTTGAATAGAAATAATCAGAGCTGCAGGGTTTCTATTAAAAATCCTACAAAGTTAACAATTCATAATTCTACCTATATGTTATATATTTTAGACCTATCCACCCATATGTCAATGAAGTTTTCCACAAATACTCTCTCAATTTGACTTGAAGATTTATCTGATAATTATTAAACTTGACTTGAAGATTTATCTGATGTATAATTCAATAATAACCATATAATTACACATATGAATATTAAAAGAAGTCTATTCGAGGAAATAAAAAATCATCTTTCTAAAAAGGAAATTACTTTAATTGTTGGTCCTCGTCAAGTTGGAAAAACAACCATAATGGAGGAATTAATAAAGCATTTAGAGGAAAAAGGTGAAAAAACTGTCTTTTTCAACCTTGACTACGATTCAGATAAAAAACTATTCGATTCGCAGGAAAATTTAATAAAAAAAATAGAATTCGAAATAGGGAACAAAGGATACGTTTTTATCGATGAAATTCAAAGAAAAGAAAATGCTGGATTATTTCTTAAAGGCATTTATGATAGAAATTTATCATATAAATTTATTGTTTCTGGTTCGGGAAGTTTAGAGTTAAAGGAAAAAATAACCGAATCATTGGCTGGAAGAAAAAGAATGTTTCTCTTGCGCCCAATAAATTTAAAAGAATTGATAAATTTCAAAACTAACTACAAATACGAAGATAGAATTGACGAATATTTTGATGTCGAGCCTAAAAAATCAAAAATGTTTTTAGAGGAATATCTTAATTTTGGAGGATACCCCAAGATTATACTAGAAAAAGAACGTTCTGAAAAAAACAAAATAATGGACGATATTTTCCATAGCTGCATAGAAAAAGACTTATTGAGCCTTTTAAATATTGATAGGCCAGAAGCTTTTTCTTTAATGACTAAAATACTTTCAAGTCAAACTGGACAAATATTAAATTATTCAACGCTAGGAAAGCAAGTAGGACTAACTTTTGAACCTCTTAAAAAATATTTATGGTATGCTGAAAAAACTTTCCTCGTCGAGTTATCTTTTCCTTATTTCCTAAATAAACAAAAAGAAATCACTAAATCTCCTTTAGTTTATTTCCTAGATCTTGGATTAAGGAATTTCTCAATAGATATGATGGGGAAGATAGATAGTCCTGAAAAATTTGGCTTAATTTTCCAAAACTTCATCTTTAATGTTTTGAGAGAAAAAACTGAGGGGACGGCAGCAACAATAAATTTTTGGAGAACACTGTCAGGTTCTGAAGTTGACTTTATCATAAACAAAGGTAATGAAATTATTCCAATAGAAGTAAAATATTCAGATATTAAAAATCCGGACATTGAAAAATCATTAATAAGTTTTATTGAAAAATATGACCCTAAAGAAGCATGGATAGTTAATTTGTCACTTAGGGCTAATAAAAAAATAGGAAATACAAATGTAAAATTTTTACCTTATTATGATTTACTTAAAACAGGCTCAATATAGATTTATTTTATTCAAATCTGTTAAATAACTAGATAGGTAATAATATATTAATTAATGAACACCGTAAGACTCAAAAAAGGACTAGGCCAAAACTTATTAAAAGACAAAAACCAAATTAGGAAGATTATGGCTTCTATTAATCTTTCTCCTAATGATATTGTTCTAGAAATAGGTCCTGGACTAGGTGCCATAACCCTCGAAATGGCTAAAATTGCCAAAACTGTTTTTTGTATAGAAAAAGACCAGGAAATGGTTATAGCTTTAAATCAAACAATTAAGGAAGAAAATATTAAAAACGTAAAGATTATTAATGAAGATATCCTTAGATTGTTTATTAACGACAAATTAAACGTTAAAATTAAAAATTACAAAATTGTTGCCAATATTCCTTACTACTTAACTTCTGTTTTAATTAGAAATTTATTAGAAATCAAAAATCCACCTAAAGACATCTTTT encodes the following:
- a CDS encoding ATP-binding protein, giving the protein MNIKRSLFEEIKNHLSKKEITLIVGPRQVGKTTIMEELIKHLEEKGEKTVFFNLDYDSDKKLFDSQENLIKKIEFEIGNKGYVFIDEIQRKENAGLFLKGIYDRNLSYKFIVSGSGSLELKEKITESLAGRKRMFLLRPINLKELINFKTNYKYEDRIDEYFDVEPKKSKMFLEEYLNFGGYPKIILEKERSEKNKIMDDIFHSCIEKDLLSLLNIDRPEAFSLMTKILSSQTGQILNYSTLGKQVGLTFEPLKKYLWYAEKTFLVELSFPYFLNKQKEITKSPLVYFLDLGLRNFSIDMMGKIDSPEKFGLIFQNFIFNVLREKTEGTAATINFWRTLSGSEVDFIINKGNEIIPIEVKYSDIKNPDIEKSLISFIEKYDPKEAWIVNLSLRANKKIGNTNVKFLPYYDLLKTGSI
- the rsmA gene encoding 16S rRNA (adenine(1518)-N(6)/adenine(1519)-N(6))-dimethyltransferase RsmA; translated protein: MNTVRLKKGLGQNLLKDKNQIRKIMASINLSPNDIVLEIGPGLGAITLEMAKIAKTVFCIEKDQEMVIALNQTIKEENIKNVKIINEDILRLFINDKLNVKIKNYKIVANIPYYLTSVLIRNLLEIKNPPKDIFLMIQKEVGERICAKPGDMSILSIAVQYYANPKILFTVPRGCFYPSPKIDSVFIRITPKGIDKNDEFFKLIKAGFSHPRKQLIGNLHNQLKIDKEIIKKWLADNNLKPGERAEVLSLPQWDSLFTLLKKKLQKI